Below is a genomic region from Bacillus mycoides.
AAAACATTGAACCAAATTTGCGAAAAAGCGATAATGTGGAAAGAATTATTTTTCAAAAGGAGCGCATACAATGACACAAGAAATTGAAATTGAATTTAAAAATATGGTTACAGAGGAAGAATTCCAAACATTATGCAAATCTTTTTCTATTGAAGCATTTACAAAACAAGTAAATCACTACTTTGAAACGCCTCACTTCTCTTTAAAAGATGCAGGCTCTGCACTTCGTATTCGTCATAAAGATGGAACTTATACATTAACATTAAAACAACCTGCTGAAATTGGTTTATTAGAAACTCATCAGTCTATAACAGAAAAAGAAGCACAACTTATGATGGAAACAAACACAATCATTCAAGGAACTGTAATGGGTCAGCTACACCAATTACAAATTCCCGTTTCCTCTTTAACTTATATGGGTAGTTTAACAACAGAAAGAGCTGAAATATTATTTGAAGGCGGAACGCTTGTCTTTGATCATAGTTTCTATTACAATCACGATGATTATGAAATTGAATACGAAGTGCAAGATGAAAAGACCGGTAAAGCAGCATTTATAAGGTTATTAAAGCAACATAACGTACCAGTTCGTCATACAAACAACAAAGTAAAACGCTTTTTCCTTGCCAAACAAAACGAAGAGCGCTAAAGTAAAATTTCCATCAGTGAAGAAGAGCTGTACTTACGGCTACATTTCACCTTTTTGAAAAGCAAAAGATTTATTAGCAACATATAGAATAAGTAAAGAATGTTATGAAGGCTGTTTAGTTGCTCTTCATAACATTCCATTGCTACAATAGATATACATTTCATGGAAAAAGGGGTTTATAAAGGATGAGCAAGCAACCGATGACACCATTTGAAGCAATCGGCGGTGAACAATGCATTGCAACATTAGTGGAT
It encodes:
- a CDS encoding CYTH domain-containing protein, with amino-acid sequence MTQEIEIEFKNMVTEEEFQTLCKSFSIEAFTKQVNHYFETPHFSLKDAGSALRIRHKDGTYTLTLKQPAEIGLLETHQSITEKEAQLMMETNTIIQGTVMGQLHQLQIPVSSLTYMGSLTTERAEILFEGGTLVFDHSFYYNHDDYEIEYEVQDEKTGKAAFIRLLKQHNVPVRHTNNKVKRFFLAKQNEER